One genomic window of Desulfovibrio legallii includes the following:
- a CDS encoding AsnC family transcriptional regulator, with the protein MTQAREKATDTATPQETLDRTDRQLLDIIQTAFPLAPRPYAVLGEQLGISEEEAFTRVRALKARKIIRRLGANFQSAKLGYVSTLCAAKVPEARMAAFVERVNAEPGVTHNYQREHAYNIWFTLISPSRQDAQATLDAISRDTGVDILNLPATKLFKIRVDFRMDTSADEA; encoded by the coding sequence ATGACCCAGGCCCGCGAAAAAGCCACGGATACGGCCACGCCCCAGGAGACCCTGGACCGCACGGACAGACAACTGCTGGACATTATCCAGACGGCCTTTCCCCTGGCTCCGCGTCCCTACGCCGTGCTGGGGGAGCAGCTGGGCATCAGCGAAGAGGAAGCCTTTACGCGGGTGCGCGCCCTCAAGGCCCGTAAGATCATCCGCCGCCTGGGGGCCAACTTTCAATCCGCCAAGCTGGGCTATGTTTCCACCCTCTGCGCCGCCAAAGTGCCGGAGGCGCGCATGGCCGCCTTTGTGGAGCGCGTCAATGCCGAACCAGGCGTCACCCACAACTACCAGCGCGAACACGCCTATAACATCTGGTTCACCCTCATCAGTCCCTCGCGGCAGGACGCCCAGGCTACCCTGGACGCCATCAGCCGCGACACGGGCGTGGACATCCTCAACCTGCCCGCCACCAAACTGTTCAAAATCCGCGTAGATTTCCGCATGGACACCTCTGCGGACGAGGCGTAA
- the hemB gene encoding porphobilinogen synthase, whose translation MNAFHRGRRLRWTPELRTLVRETPPLLSEDLIMPYFVVETADAGLRKEIPSMPGQYQLSLQELEKQVAKAVDTGLTAVILFGIPAVKDEQASGAYAENGIVQQAVRLLKQRWPKLLVITDVCLCEYMSHGHCGVLMPDGAVLNDATLPLLAKTAVSHAEAGADMVAPSDMMDGRVAAIREALDQGGLTETPVLSYAVKYASAYYGPFRDAAESAPACGDRKSYQMDPANAREALIEALADLEEGADALIVKPAGPYSDIIRTVRDHVSVPLCAYQVSGEYSLIRAAGLNGWVDERAVMLESLTGLKRAGADMIITYFTETLLKERLVR comes from the coding sequence ATGAACGCATTCCACAGGGGCCGCCGCCTGCGCTGGACCCCGGAGCTCCGCACCCTGGTCCGCGAAACTCCGCCCCTCCTGAGCGAAGACCTGATCATGCCCTATTTTGTGGTGGAAACCGCAGACGCGGGCCTGCGTAAAGAAATTCCCTCCATGCCCGGCCAGTACCAGCTCAGCCTGCAAGAGCTGGAAAAGCAGGTGGCCAAGGCCGTGGATACGGGCCTCACGGCCGTGATCCTGTTCGGCATTCCGGCCGTTAAGGACGAACAGGCCAGCGGAGCCTATGCTGAAAACGGCATTGTGCAGCAGGCCGTGCGCCTGCTCAAACAGCGCTGGCCCAAGCTGCTGGTCATCACCGACGTCTGTCTCTGCGAATACATGAGCCACGGCCACTGCGGCGTGCTCATGCCCGACGGCGCGGTACTCAACGACGCCACCCTGCCCCTGCTGGCCAAAACCGCCGTGAGTCACGCCGAAGCCGGGGCCGACATGGTGGCCCCTTCGGACATGATGGACGGCCGCGTGGCCGCCATCCGCGAGGCCCTGGACCAGGGCGGTCTGACGGAAACGCCCGTCCTTTCCTACGCCGTCAAATACGCCTCGGCCTACTACGGCCCCTTCCGCGACGCGGCCGAAAGCGCCCCGGCCTGCGGCGACCGCAAGTCCTACCAGATGGACCCGGCCAACGCCCGCGAGGCCCTCATTGAAGCCCTGGCCGACCTGGAAGAAGGCGCGGACGCCCTGATCGTCAAGCCCGCCGGTCCGTACAGCGACATTATCCGCACGGTGCGCGACCACGTCAGCGTGCCCCTCTGCGCCTACCAGGTCAGCGGCGAATACTCCCTCATCCGCGCCGCCGGGCTTAACGGCTGGGTGGACGAACGCGCCGTCATGCTCGAATCCCTCACCGGCCTCAAGCGCGCAGGCGCGGACATGATCATCACCTATTTTACCGAAACCCTGCTCAAGGAAAGGCTGGTCCGCTGA
- the ahbC gene encoding 12,18-didecarboxysiroheme deacetylase translates to MIGISKLYCGQVEPSDALRYGRQSGKLPSHLLQFSKDKKPVVVWNMTQRCNLKCVHCYAKAVPVDGEDQISTTQAKAMIDDLAAYGAPVMLFSGGEPLVRKDLVELASHATAKGMRAVISTNGTLITKAKARELKSVGLSYVGVSLDGMEPVHDKFRAVPGAFKKALEGIANCQAEGLKVGLRFTINKRNVAEIPGIFRLLRELEVPRACFYHLVYSGRGSDLIKEDLDHSETRQVLDLIMDETRALFDAGKPKEILTVDNHADGPYVWMRLKREDPKRAEDVFELLQYNEGNNSGRGIGCISWDGKVHADQFWRQHVFGNVLERPFSQIWDDPDIELLHQLKDKKTHVKGRCAKCRYLNICGGNFRARAEAFYGDIWAQDPACYLTDEEIGL, encoded by the coding sequence ATGATCGGCATCTCCAAACTCTACTGCGGCCAGGTGGAACCCTCCGACGCCCTGCGCTACGGGCGGCAATCGGGCAAGCTGCCCTCCCATCTGCTGCAATTTTCCAAGGATAAAAAACCCGTTGTGGTCTGGAACATGACCCAGCGCTGCAACCTCAAGTGCGTGCACTGCTATGCCAAGGCCGTGCCCGTGGACGGCGAGGACCAGATCAGCACCACCCAGGCCAAGGCCATGATCGACGATCTGGCCGCCTACGGCGCGCCGGTCATGCTTTTTTCCGGCGGTGAGCCCCTGGTGCGCAAAGACCTGGTGGAGCTGGCCAGCCACGCCACGGCCAAGGGCATGCGGGCGGTCATCTCCACCAACGGCACGCTCATCACCAAGGCCAAGGCCCGCGAACTCAAGTCCGTAGGGCTTTCCTATGTGGGCGTTTCGCTGGACGGCATGGAGCCCGTGCATGACAAGTTCCGCGCCGTGCCGGGGGCCTTTAAAAAGGCCCTGGAGGGCATTGCCAACTGTCAGGCCGAGGGCCTCAAAGTGGGCCTGCGCTTTACCATCAACAAGCGTAACGTGGCTGAAATTCCCGGCATCTTCCGCCTGCTGCGCGAACTGGAAGTGCCCCGCGCCTGCTTCTACCACCTGGTCTATTCCGGGCGCGGCTCAGACCTCATCAAGGAAGACCTGGACCACAGCGAAACCCGCCAGGTGCTGGACCTCATTATGGACGAAACCCGTGCCCTGTTTGACGCGGGCAAGCCCAAAGAAATCCTCACCGTGGACAACCACGCCGACGGCCCCTACGTCTGGATGCGCCTCAAGCGCGAAGACCCCAAACGCGCCGAGGATGTTTTTGAGCTTCTCCAGTACAATGAGGGCAACAACTCCGGCCGGGGCATCGGCTGTATCTCCTGGGACGGCAAGGTGCACGCCGACCAGTTCTGGCGGCAGCACGTCTTCGGCAATGTGCTGGAGCGCCCATTCTCCCAGATCTGGGACGACCCCGACATTGAACTGCTGCACCAGCTCAAGGACAAAAAAACCCACGTCAAGGGCCGTTGCGCCAAGTGCCGCTATCTCAACATCTGCGGCGGCAACTTCCGCGCCCGCGCCGAAGCCTTCTACGGCGACATCTGGGCCCAGGATCCCGCCTGTTACCTTACGGACGAAGAAATAGGACTGTAA
- the alaS gene encoding alanine--tRNA ligase — MLTAKEIRRRYLEFFQRHQHAIVPSGPIIPPNDPTLLFTNAGMVQFKKLFLGEEKRDYSRATTCQKCLRVSGKHNDLENVGRTARHHTFFEMLGNFSFGDYFKREAIAWAWEFVTKELELPKEKLWVTVYREDDEAAALWAELAGLPQERIVRMGEKDNFWTMGDTGPCGPCSEIYVDQGEEMSCGPHCGIGQCDCDRFLEIWNLVFTQFDQAADGTRSPLARPNIDTGMGLERMAAVVQGKRSNFDCDLFQEIIQYAAGLAGVSYSYSAPDTNDVDTALRVIADHSRAAAFLIAGGVLPSNESRGYVLRRLIRRALRFATLMGVHEPFMYKVARKVTEVMGDAYPELTEHADFIARAVFEEEQRFSLTLQKGLELLDEELAALKAAGKTRIPGDFCFKLYDTYGFPLDIVTDVAEKRGFTADAAGFETHMAAQRARAREHQKKGGLLGQAGAGANPFQPLLDAGLTSTFVGYERLTAQSPVTDLRNAAGAAVDLLGEGETGYVVTESTPFYGEGGGQAGDAGHLRSASGAATVRTTLKPAPTLLVHEIYVDSGELRLGDTAELTVDADQRASTARNHTCTHLLHAALRRVLGSHVKQAGSLVDGTHLRFDFSHIAALTPEELAAVERQVNRAILADMPVSTKIMPVAEAMASGAMALFGEKYGDAVRVLTVADPTADAPESVELCGGTHLSRTGEAGSFLIVSESGVAAGVRRIEAVTGWNAYARAVEQRAELASLADLLKARPGQLAERVQALHGEIKKLRKASEKAAPATGADLVSQVKEVNGRRLLAARLDGVPIKALRGLMDDVRARLPEKAVACLATVEDGKVGLLVYVSKDLHNTFTAPALIKEVAAPCGGSGGGRPDMAQAGGTRPEGLEAAFALLHQRLLDA; from the coding sequence ATGCTCACCGCCAAAGAAATCCGCCGCCGCTATCTGGAATTTTTTCAGCGTCACCAGCACGCCATTGTGCCCTCCGGGCCCATCATTCCACCCAACGACCCCACCCTGCTCTTTACCAATGCGGGCATGGTGCAGTTCAAAAAACTTTTTCTGGGCGAGGAAAAGCGCGACTACAGCCGCGCCACCACCTGTCAGAAATGCCTGCGCGTTTCCGGCAAGCACAATGACCTGGAAAACGTGGGCCGCACGGCGCGCCACCACACCTTTTTTGAAATGCTGGGCAACTTTTCCTTTGGCGACTACTTCAAACGCGAGGCCATTGCCTGGGCCTGGGAGTTTGTGACCAAAGAACTGGAACTGCCCAAGGAAAAGCTCTGGGTCACGGTCTACCGCGAAGACGATGAGGCCGCCGCCCTGTGGGCCGAGCTGGCCGGTCTGCCGCAAGAACGCATTGTGCGCATGGGCGAGAAGGACAACTTCTGGACCATGGGCGATACGGGCCCTTGCGGCCCCTGCTCCGAAATCTATGTGGACCAGGGCGAAGAAATGTCCTGCGGCCCCCACTGCGGCATCGGCCAGTGCGACTGCGACCGTTTTCTGGAAATCTGGAACCTGGTCTTCACCCAGTTTGACCAGGCCGCCGACGGCACGCGCTCACCCCTGGCCCGGCCCAACATCGATACGGGCATGGGCCTGGAGCGCATGGCCGCCGTCGTGCAGGGCAAGCGCTCCAACTTCGACTGCGACCTGTTTCAGGAGATCATCCAGTACGCAGCGGGCCTGGCGGGCGTAAGCTACAGCTACAGCGCGCCGGACACCAACGACGTGGATACGGCCCTGCGCGTCATTGCCGACCACAGCCGCGCCGCAGCCTTTCTTATTGCCGGGGGCGTGCTGCCCTCCAATGAAAGCCGGGGCTATGTGCTGCGCCGTCTCATCCGCCGGGCTTTACGCTTTGCCACCCTCATGGGCGTACACGAGCCCTTCATGTACAAAGTGGCCCGCAAGGTCACGGAGGTCATGGGCGACGCCTATCCCGAACTGACGGAACATGCCGATTTTATCGCCCGCGCCGTGTTTGAGGAAGAGCAGCGCTTTTCCCTCACGCTGCAGAAAGGCCTGGAGCTGCTGGACGAAGAGCTGGCCGCCCTCAAGGCCGCGGGCAAAACGCGCATCCCCGGCGACTTCTGCTTCAAACTCTACGACACTTATGGCTTCCCCCTGGACATTGTTACGGACGTGGCCGAAAAACGCGGCTTTACCGCCGACGCGGCGGGCTTTGAAACCCACATGGCCGCGCAGCGCGCCCGCGCCCGCGAGCACCAGAAAAAAGGCGGCCTGCTGGGCCAGGCCGGAGCGGGGGCCAATCCCTTCCAGCCTCTGCTGGACGCGGGCCTGACCAGCACCTTTGTGGGCTACGAGCGTCTTACGGCCCAAAGCCCGGTCACGGACCTGCGCAACGCGGCGGGCGCGGCCGTGGACCTGCTGGGCGAGGGCGAAACAGGCTATGTGGTGACGGAAAGCACGCCCTTTTACGGCGAGGGCGGCGGGCAGGCCGGAGACGCGGGGCATCTGCGCTCCGCTTCAGGCGCAGCCACGGTGCGCACCACCCTCAAGCCCGCGCCCACCCTGTTGGTGCACGAAATTTATGTGGATTCGGGCGAACTACGCTTGGGCGACACGGCAGAACTGACCGTGGACGCCGACCAGCGCGCGTCCACGGCCCGCAACCACACCTGCACCCATTTGCTGCACGCGGCCCTGCGCCGGGTGCTGGGCAGCCACGTCAAGCAGGCGGGCTCACTGGTGGACGGCACGCATCTGCGTTTTGACTTTTCCCACATTGCGGCCCTGACCCCTGAAGAGCTGGCTGCTGTAGAGCGCCAGGTCAACCGCGCCATTCTGGCGGACATGCCCGTCAGCACCAAAATCATGCCCGTGGCCGAAGCCATGGCCAGCGGAGCCATGGCCTTGTTCGGCGAAAAATACGGCGATGCCGTGCGCGTGCTGACCGTGGCCGACCCGACGGCAGACGCGCCGGAATCCGTGGAACTGTGCGGCGGCACGCACCTTTCCCGTACGGGCGAGGCCGGTTCCTTCCTGATTGTTTCCGAAAGCGGCGTGGCCGCCGGGGTGCGGCGCATTGAAGCCGTCACCGGCTGGAACGCCTATGCCCGCGCCGTGGAGCAGCGGGCCGAGCTGGCCTCCCTGGCCGACCTGCTCAAAGCCCGGCCGGGCCAGCTGGCCGAGCGGGTGCAGGCCCTGCACGGCGAAATCAAGAAGCTGCGCAAGGCTTCGGAAAAGGCCGCCCCGGCCACGGGCGCGGACCTGGTTTCGCAGGTCAAGGAAGTCAACGGCCGGCGTCTGCTGGCCGCCCGCCTGGACGGCGTGCCCATCAAGGCCCTGCGCGGCCTCATGGACGACGTGCGCGCCCGCCTGCCGGAAAAGGCCGTGGCCTGCCTGGCCACGGTAGAGGACGGCAAGGTGGGTCTGCTTGTCTATGTTTCCAAGGATCTGCACAACACATTTACGGCCCCGGCCCTGATCAAGGAAGTCGCGGCCCCGTGCGGCGGTTCGGGCGGCGGACGCCCGGACATGGCCCAGGCCGGCGGCACCAGGCCCGAAGGCCTGGAAGCCGCGTTCGCCCTGTTACACCAGCGCCTGCTGGACGCATGA
- a CDS encoding agmatinase family protein, protein MHEHFLASEYPPCPPARAGFHIIPVPLERSVSYGGGAAQGPAALLAASQQLEAWESGLAPGETGFYTAPPVDCTGPVAEVLDRITAAVDTALDCGAVPVLLGGEHTVTLGALRALATRAKQRGEPLGVVQFDAHADLRQSYEGDPYSHACVMYRAAADLGLPLVQFAVRDFCREEAATRERLGVTHYDARFLARVGLPEKPFPEGFPHNIYITFDLDGLDSSLMPATGTPSPGGLNWREAQFILERCVAGRRVAGLDVVELAPIPGLHHADFTAAKLTHLLMGLAQAANDQQPAEARS, encoded by the coding sequence ATGCACGAGCATTTTCTGGCTTCGGAATATCCGCCCTGCCCGCCGGCACGCGCGGGCTTTCACATCATCCCCGTACCGCTGGAGCGCAGCGTTTCTTACGGCGGGGGCGCGGCCCAAGGCCCGGCGGCCCTGCTGGCCGCCTCGCAGCAGCTGGAAGCCTGGGAAAGCGGCCTCGCGCCCGGCGAGACAGGTTTTTATACTGCCCCGCCCGTGGACTGCACCGGCCCGGTGGCAGAGGTGCTGGACCGCATTACGGCCGCCGTTGACACGGCTCTGGACTGTGGGGCCGTGCCCGTGCTGCTGGGCGGCGAGCACACGGTCACCCTGGGGGCCCTGCGCGCCCTGGCGACGCGGGCAAAACAACGCGGTGAGCCTTTGGGCGTGGTGCAGTTTGACGCCCACGCCGACCTGCGCCAGAGCTATGAGGGCGACCCCTATTCCCACGCCTGCGTCATGTACCGGGCTGCGGCGGACCTGGGCCTGCCCTTGGTCCAGTTTGCCGTGCGGGACTTTTGCCGCGAAGAGGCCGCCACGCGCGAGCGCCTGGGCGTGACGCACTACGACGCACGCTTCCTGGCCCGCGTGGGCCTGCCGGAAAAACCCTTTCCCGAAGGATTCCCCCACAATATCTACATCACCTTTGACCTGGACGGACTGGACTCCTCCCTCATGCCGGCCACGGGTACGCCCTCGCCCGGCGGCCTCAACTGGCGCGAGGCCCAGTTCATTCTGGAACGCTGCGTGGCGGGCCGCCGGGTGGCGGGCCTGGACGTGGTGGAGCTGGCCCCCATACCCGGCCTGCACCACGCGGATTTTACGGCGGCCAAGCTGACCCACCTGCTCATGGGCCTGGCCCAGGCCGCCAACGACCAACAACCTGCGGAGGCACGCTCATGA
- the ahbD gene encoding heme b synthase produces MSHHCPPPGLSGNPTCGLPDVAPPAEEGSAALAGHPGGHTAGGHPGAHKGAHKGGPAALPDGSPVCRLIAWEVTRSCNLACKHCRAEAHPEPYPGELSTAEAKALIDTFPQVGRPIIIFTGGDPMMRADVYELVAYAHAKGLPCAFSPNGTLITPETAARIKAAGVNRCSISIDGPDAASHDSFRGVPGAFEASLRGIEYLKAAGVPFQINTTVTRNNLSSFKKIFELCERIGAAAWHIFLLVPMGRASGLADQVISAQEYEDVLHWLYDFRKGTSMHLKATCAPHYYRIMRQRAREEGLSVTAETFGMDAHTRGCLGGTGFCFISHVGQVQPCGYLELNCGNVRTTPFPEIWRSSKYFLQFRDQSCYKGKCGVCEYHKVCGGCRARAYSMDNDHMGEEPLCTYIPAKLRPKGEKA; encoded by the coding sequence ATGTCCCACCACTGCCCCCCCCCAGGCCTGAGCGGCAACCCCACCTGCGGCCTGCCCGATGTTGCGCCCCCCGCTGAGGAAGGGTCTGCGGCTTTGGCCGGGCATCCCGGCGGACACACTGCAGGCGGACATCCCGGAGCGCACAAGGGCGCGCACAAGGGCGGACCCGCCGCCCTGCCGGACGGCAGCCCCGTGTGCCGGCTCATTGCCTGGGAAGTGACCCGCTCCTGCAACCTGGCCTGTAAGCACTGCCGGGCCGAGGCCCATCCGGAGCCCTACCCCGGCGAACTTTCCACAGCCGAGGCCAAGGCCCTTATCGACACCTTCCCCCAGGTGGGCCGTCCCATCATCATCTTCACGGGCGGCGACCCCATGATGCGGGCCGACGTCTACGAGCTGGTAGCTTATGCCCACGCCAAGGGCCTGCCCTGCGCCTTTTCGCCCAACGGCACCCTCATCACCCCGGAAACGGCGGCCAGAATCAAGGCCGCCGGGGTCAACCGCTGCTCCATCTCCATCGATGGACCGGACGCGGCCAGCCACGACAGCTTCCGCGGCGTACCCGGCGCTTTTGAAGCCAGCCTGCGGGGTATAGAATACCTCAAAGCCGCGGGCGTGCCCTTTCAGATCAACACCACCGTCACCCGCAACAACCTGAGCAGCTTCAAAAAAATCTTCGAGCTCTGTGAGCGCATCGGCGCGGCGGCCTGGCACATCTTTCTGCTGGTGCCCATGGGCCGCGCCTCTGGTCTGGCCGACCAGGTCATCTCGGCTCAGGAATACGAAGACGTGCTGCACTGGCTCTACGACTTCCGCAAAGGCACCAGCATGCACCTCAAGGCCACCTGCGCGCCGCACTACTACCGCATCATGCGCCAGCGCGCGCGGGAAGAAGGCCTCAGCGTCACGGCCGAAACCTTTGGCATGGACGCCCACACCCGCGGCTGTCTGGGCGGCACGGGTTTCTGCTTCATCAGCCATGTGGGCCAGGTGCAGCCCTGCGGCTACCTGGAACTCAACTGCGGCAACGTGCGCACAACGCCCTTTCCCGAAATCTGGCGCAGCAGCAAGTATTTTCTGCAGTTCCGCGACCAATCCTGTTACAAGGGCAAATGCGGCGTGTGCGAGTATCACAAGGTCTGCGGCGGCTGCCGCGCCCGCGCTTACAGCATGGACAATGACCACATGGGCGAAGAGCCCCTCTGCACCTATATTCCGGCAAAACTGCGCCCCAAGGGAGAGAAAGCATGA
- a CDS encoding metallophosphoesterase, with product MILIHLYGVLLFFYVTFRLILPAPLPPRGKALAATLALLVSQYHLCVRFLSGSLSSPEMPYFVLAAFSAAFIVMTVIFALLLLRDGLRLGLLLVRKLTCRRSTPFSPGRRAVALAGLGLTVGAYGFKEALRIPAVKTTEIFLRRLPAALHGLVVVQLTDLHASALLHAPRVAAIVAAVNALRPDLIVCTGDLVDGTTTNRDADVAPLGLLRARYGVYACEGNHEYYADYAGWMRHFAALGLPLLHNAHTVVDIGGTPLVIAGLNDPMAPLFGRPGPDLEKALAGAPAGAATLLLAHQPVGARENAAHGIDLQISGHTHGGQMLGFDQIVAARNDGFVRGLYDVDAMRLFVGPGVGLWAGFPVRLGVPAEISRLVLRTA from the coding sequence ATGATACTCATCCATCTTTACGGTGTCCTGCTCTTCTTCTACGTGACCTTCCGGCTGATCCTGCCCGCGCCTTTGCCGCCCCGGGGCAAGGCTCTTGCCGCAACGCTTGCCCTGCTGGTCTCGCAGTACCATCTGTGTGTCCGTTTCCTGTCCGGTTCGCTCAGCTCGCCGGAGATGCCCTACTTTGTGCTGGCGGCCTTCAGTGCGGCCTTCATCGTCATGACCGTCATTTTCGCCCTCTTGCTGCTGCGCGACGGCCTGCGGCTGGGGCTCCTGCTTGTGCGCAAACTGACGTGCCGGCGCAGCACGCCCTTTTCGCCGGGCAGGCGGGCCGTTGCCCTGGCCGGTCTGGGGCTGACCGTGGGCGCTTACGGCTTTAAAGAGGCGTTGCGGATTCCGGCCGTCAAAACAACGGAAATTTTTTTGCGCCGCCTGCCCGCCGCGCTGCATGGCCTTGTGGTTGTGCAGCTTACGGACCTGCACGCCTCGGCCCTGCTGCACGCGCCCCGCGTGGCGGCCATTGTGGCGGCCGTCAACGCTCTGCGCCCGGACCTCATTGTCTGCACCGGCGACCTGGTGGACGGAACCACCACCAACAGGGACGCCGACGTGGCCCCGCTGGGGCTGCTGCGCGCCCGCTACGGGGTGTATGCCTGCGAGGGCAACCACGAATATTATGCCGACTATGCCGGCTGGATGCGGCATTTTGCCGCCCTGGGCCTGCCCCTCCTGCACAACGCTCATACGGTTGTGGACATTGGGGGAACCCCCCTGGTCATTGCGGGCCTCAATGACCCCATGGCCCCCCTCTTCGGCAGGCCCGGCCCGGACCTGGAAAAAGCCTTGGCCGGAGCTCCGGCCGGGGCCGCCACGCTGTTGCTGGCGCACCAGCCCGTAGGCGCGCGCGAAAACGCCGCCCACGGCATTGACCTGCAGATTTCCGGACACACGCACGGCGGGCAGATGCTGGGCTTTGACCAGATCGTCGCCGCCCGCAACGACGGATTTGTCCGCGGGCTCTATGATGTGGACGCCATGCGGCTTTTTGTCGGCCCCGGCGTGGGTCTGTGGGCGGGCTTTCCCGTAAGGCTCGGCGTGCCCGCCGAAATCAGCCGGCTTGTGCTGCGCACGGCCTGA
- the panB gene encoding 3-methyl-2-oxobutanoate hydroxymethyltransferase yields MKNTAVTFREAKGGEKLVMITAYDYSTARVMDAAGVNAILVGDSLGMVMLGYEDTLSVTLDDMIRHCAAVARGTREALVVCDMPFMSYHTGVEEAVRNAGRLMVEGRAQAVKLEGGADFCPEVRALVRASIPVVGHLGLTPQSVNAFGGYKVQGKTPLAAQKLLDDARALQDAGAFALVLECVPAPLAAKITQALTIPTIGIGAGADCDGQVLVWQDMTGMTPGKLPRFVKRFGEVGQALRGAVEAYAREVRAAAFPAEEHVYPLPEGAEKAFRKLK; encoded by the coding sequence ATGAAAAATACGGCAGTCACCTTTCGAGAAGCCAAGGGCGGGGAAAAACTGGTCATGATCACGGCCTACGACTACAGCACGGCCAGGGTCATGGACGCCGCCGGGGTTAACGCCATCCTGGTGGGCGATTCCCTGGGCATGGTCATGCTGGGCTACGAAGACACCCTCTCCGTCACCCTGGACGACATGATCCGCCACTGCGCCGCCGTGGCCCGCGGCACACGCGAAGCCCTGGTGGTCTGCGACATGCCCTTCATGAGCTACCACACGGGCGTGGAAGAAGCGGTGCGCAACGCCGGCCGCCTCATGGTCGAAGGCCGCGCCCAGGCCGTCAAACTGGAAGGCGGGGCGGACTTCTGCCCCGAAGTGCGCGCCCTGGTGCGGGCCTCCATCCCGGTGGTGGGCCATCTGGGCCTCACCCCCCAGTCCGTCAACGCCTTCGGCGGCTACAAGGTACAGGGCAAAACCCCCCTGGCCGCCCAAAAACTCCTGGACGACGCCCGCGCCCTGCAGGACGCCGGGGCCTTCGCCCTGGTGCTCGAATGCGTTCCCGCCCCCCTGGCCGCCAAGATCACCCAGGCCCTGACCATCCCTACCATCGGCATTGGCGCGGGCGCGGACTGCGACGGCCAGGTGCTCGTCTGGCAGGACATGACCGGTATGACCCCCGGCAAACTCCCCCGCTTCGTCAAACGCTTCGGAGAGGTGGGCCAGGCCCTGCGCGGCGCTGTGGAAGCCTACGCCCGCGAAGTGCGCGCCGCGGCCTTCCCCGCTGAAGAACACGTCTATCCCCTGCCCGAAGGCGCCGAAAAGGCTTTTCGAAAGCTGAAGTAG
- the recA gene encoding recombinase RecA — protein MARKPALSPADARAEALGTALSTIERKYGKGAVMKLSDEAHVNIPVIPTGSIGLDLALGVGGIPRGRITEIFGPESSGKTTLTLHIIAECQKQGGTCAFVDAEHALDVGYAKRLGVNTDELLISQPDYGEQALDIADMLVRSGAVDLVVVDSVAALIPQAELDGDMGETQVGGHARLMSHAMRRLTGTIHKSHTSVIFINQIRMKIGVTGYGSPETTTGGNALKFYASVRMDIRRIQTLKDKEESFGSRTKVKVVKNKVAPPFRSAIFDILYGQGISRSGELIDLGIEAKVIEQSGSWFAFGAEKLGQGREKVRALLDETPELRNQIEAKVVEFLGLHPQESLPDGEELDETPPPAPDYD, from the coding sequence ATGGCCAGAAAACCGGCCCTCAGTCCTGCGGACGCGCGCGCCGAGGCCTTAGGCACGGCGCTTTCCACTATTGAGCGCAAATACGGCAAGGGTGCGGTCATGAAGCTCTCCGACGAGGCTCATGTCAACATCCCTGTTATTCCCACGGGTTCCATCGGTCTGGACCTGGCCCTGGGGGTGGGAGGCATTCCGCGCGGGCGCATCACGGAGATCTTCGGCCCGGAATCTTCGGGCAAGACCACGCTTACCCTGCACATCATTGCCGAGTGTCAGAAGCAGGGCGGCACCTGCGCCTTTGTGGACGCGGAGCACGCCTTGGACGTGGGCTATGCCAAAAGGCTGGGCGTCAACACGGACGAGCTGCTCATTTCACAGCCGGACTACGGCGAGCAGGCTTTGGACATTGCGGATATGCTGGTGCGTTCCGGCGCGGTGGATCTGGTGGTGGTGGACTCGGTGGCCGCGCTGATTCCCCAGGCGGAACTGGACGGCGACATGGGCGAAACGCAGGTGGGCGGTCACGCCCGGCTCATGTCCCACGCCATGCGGCGGCTTACGGGCACCATCCACAAGTCGCACACGTCGGTCATCTTCATCAACCAGATCCGCATGAAGATCGGCGTCACAGGCTACGGCAGCCCGGAGACCACCACCGGCGGCAACGCCCTCAAATTTTACGCTTCGGTGCGTATGGACATCCGCCGCATCCAGACCCTCAAGGACAAAGAAGAGTCTTTCGGTTCGCGCACCAAGGTCAAGGTGGTCAAAAACAAGGTGGCCCCGCCCTTCCGCAGCGCCATTTTCGACATTTTGTACGGTCAGGGCATTTCGCGTTCCGGCGAACTCATCGACCTGGGCATTGAGGCCAAGGTCATTGAGCAAAGTGGCTCCTGGTTTGCCTTTGGCGCGGAAAAGCTGGGCCAGGGACGTGAAAAGGTGCGCGCCCTGCTGGACGAAACCCCCGAACTGCGCAACCAGATTGAAGCCAAGGTCGTGGAGTTTCTGGGACTGCACCCGCAGGAAAGCCTTCCTGACGGCGAGGAGCTGGACGAAACGCCGCCCCCCGCCCCCGACTACGACTGA